The following coding sequences are from one Mycolicibacterium aichiense window:
- the xerD gene encoding site-specific tyrosine recombinase XerD, translating into MTTFSADIPGRSAPALRTALDDQLQGYLDHLTIERGVAANTISSYRRDLRRYVEHLASRGIDDLTGVSENDVSEFLVALRRGDPDAGVVPLSAVSAARALIAVRGFHRFAAAEGIIGIDVARAVKPPTPSRRLPKSLTLDEVLALLEGAGGDAPSDGPLTLRNRALLELLYSTGARISEAVGLDVDDVDTEARSVLLRGKGGKQRLVPVGRPAIAALDAYLVRGRPDLARRGRGTPKIFLNARGGQLSRQSAWQVLQDAAERAGISSAVSPHTLRHSFATHLLDGGADVRVVQELLGHASVTTTQIYTLVTVHALREVWAGAHPRA; encoded by the coding sequence ATGACGACCTTCTCGGCCGACATCCCGGGTCGCTCCGCTCCTGCCCTCCGAACTGCTTTGGACGATCAGCTGCAGGGCTATCTCGACCACCTGACCATCGAGCGCGGGGTGGCGGCCAACACGATCAGCTCCTACCGGCGCGACCTGCGCCGTTACGTCGAGCATCTGGCGTCGCGCGGCATCGACGACCTGACCGGAGTCAGCGAGAACGACGTCAGTGAGTTCCTGGTGGCGCTGCGCCGCGGTGATCCTGACGCCGGCGTGGTGCCGTTGTCGGCGGTCTCGGCAGCGCGCGCCCTGATCGCGGTGCGCGGCTTTCACCGGTTCGCCGCCGCCGAGGGAATCATCGGCATCGACGTCGCTCGGGCGGTCAAGCCGCCGACCCCGAGCCGTCGACTCCCCAAGAGCCTCACCCTCGACGAGGTCCTGGCCCTCCTCGAAGGCGCCGGCGGGGACGCCCCGTCGGACGGCCCGCTGACGCTGCGCAATCGCGCCCTGCTCGAGCTGTTGTATTCGACCGGCGCGCGGATCTCCGAGGCCGTCGGCCTCGACGTCGACGATGTCGACACCGAGGCCCGGTCGGTACTGCTGCGCGGCAAGGGCGGCAAGCAGCGCCTGGTGCCCGTCGGCCGCCCGGCAATCGCGGCGCTCGACGCCTACCTGGTGCGAGGCCGCCCCGACCTGGCGCGCCGGGGCCGCGGCACGCCGAAGATCTTCCTCAACGCCCGCGGCGGGCAGCTGTCGCGGCAGAGCGCATGGCAGGTGCTGCAGGACGCCGCCGAACGGGCAGGCATCTCATCGGCCGTGTCGCCGCACACGTTGCGGCACTCCTTCGCCACCCATCTTCTCGACGGCGGCGCCGACGTCCGCGTGGTGCAGGAACTGCTCGGACACGCCTCGGTCACCACAACGCAGATCTACACGCTGGTCACGGTGCATGCCCTGCGCGAGGTATGGGCCGGCGCACATCCGCGGGCATGA
- a CDS encoding segregation/condensation protein A produces the protein MTDSPAPEKGFRVRLTNFEGPFDLLLQLIFAHRLDVTEVALHQVTDEFIAYTREIGPKLELDETTTFLVIAATLLDLKAARLLPAGDVHDEEDLALLEVRDLLFARLLQYRAFKHVAEMFAELEAAALRSYPRAVTVEDRFADLLPEVMLGVDAAAFADIAAAAFTPRPVPTVATEHLHASQVSVPEQAELLLEFLSARGAGQWASFKELVADCEAPIQIVGRFLALLELYRARTVAFEQPEPLGVLQVSWTGDRVVNEELVRAEWEEE, from the coding sequence GTGACTGATTCGCCGGCGCCTGAAAAGGGCTTCCGTGTCAGGCTGACCAACTTCGAGGGTCCGTTCGATCTGCTGCTGCAGCTGATCTTCGCCCACCGCCTCGATGTCACCGAGGTCGCGCTGCATCAGGTCACCGACGAATTCATCGCCTACACCCGCGAGATCGGTCCGAAGCTCGAGCTCGACGAGACGACCACCTTTTTGGTGATTGCTGCCACACTGCTCGACCTCAAGGCCGCGCGTCTGCTGCCGGCCGGTGATGTGCACGACGAGGAGGATCTGGCGCTGCTCGAGGTGCGCGACCTGTTGTTCGCGCGACTGCTGCAGTACCGCGCGTTCAAGCATGTCGCCGAGATGTTCGCCGAGTTGGAGGCCGCAGCGCTGCGGAGCTACCCCCGGGCGGTGACGGTCGAGGATCGCTTCGCCGACCTTCTTCCCGAGGTCATGCTGGGTGTCGACGCCGCAGCCTTCGCCGACATCGCCGCCGCGGCGTTCACCCCGCGCCCGGTTCCTACCGTCGCGACCGAGCACTTGCATGCGTCGCAGGTGTCGGTGCCGGAGCAGGCCGAGCTGCTGTTGGAGTTCTTGTCGGCGCGCGGCGCCGGGCAGTGGGCGTCGTTCAAGGAACTGGTGGCCGACTGCGAGGCGCCGATCCAGATCGTCGGACGGTTCTTGGCGCTGCTCGAACTGTATCGGGCCAGGACGGTAGCATTCGAGCAGCCAGAACCACTTGGTGTGCTCCAGGTTTCATGGACCGGCGACCGGGTTGTGAACGAAGAGCTGGTCCGAGCCGAGTGGGAAGAAGAGTAG
- a CDS encoding ParA family protein has translation MTDEADEATPIGLTGRPPRHIPEPQPLTSHGPATVISMCNQKGGVGKTTSTINLGAALAEYGRRVLLVDLDPQGALSAGLGVPHYELTHTVHNLMIEPRVSIDEVLINTRVKNLDLVPSNIDLSAAEIQLVNEVGREQTLARALHPVLDRYDYVLIDCQPSLGLLTVNALACSDAVVIPTECEYFSLRGLALLTDTVDKVRERLNPRLTISGILITRFDNRTVNAREVMARVLERFGDLVFDTVISRTVRFPETSVAGEPITTWAPKSVGAQAYRSLAREVIDRFGK, from the coding sequence GTGACCGACGAGGCAGACGAAGCCACACCGATCGGTCTCACCGGCCGCCCGCCCCGCCACATTCCCGAACCACAGCCGCTGACCTCGCATGGGCCGGCCACGGTCATCTCGATGTGCAACCAGAAGGGCGGGGTCGGCAAGACCACGTCGACGATCAACCTCGGGGCGGCGCTGGCGGAGTACGGCCGGCGGGTGCTGCTGGTGGATCTGGATCCGCAGGGCGCGCTGTCGGCAGGGCTGGGCGTGCCGCACTACGAGCTGACCCACACCGTGCACAACCTGATGATCGAGCCTCGGGTGAGCATCGACGAGGTGCTGATCAACACCCGGGTGAAAAACCTGGACCTGGTGCCCAGCAACATCGACCTGTCGGCTGCCGAGATCCAGCTGGTCAACGAGGTCGGACGCGAGCAGACCCTGGCCCGCGCGCTGCACCCCGTACTCGATCGCTACGACTACGTGCTGATCGACTGCCAGCCCTCGCTGGGCCTGCTGACCGTCAACGCCCTGGCCTGCTCCGACGCGGTGGTCATCCCGACCGAATGCGAATACTTCTCGCTGCGCGGGCTGGCACTGCTCACCGACACCGTCGACAAGGTGCGTGAGCGGCTCAATCCGCGGCTGACGATCAGCGGCATTCTCATCACCCGGTTCGACAACCGAACCGTCAACGCCCGTGAGGTGATGGCGCGGGTGCTGGAGCGCTTCGGCGACCTGGTGTTCGACACCGTCATCAGCCGCACCGTGCGCTTCCCCGAGACCAGTGTCGCCGGCGAGCCCATCACCACCTGGGCGCCGAAATCGGTTGGCGCACAGGCATACCGGTCGCTGGCCCGCGAGGTCATAGACCGCTTCGGCAAGTGA